The Prochlorococcus marinus str. MIT 9301 genome window below encodes:
- the rimI gene encoding ribosomal protein S18-alanine N-acetyltransferase yields the protein MISIKQMHKKDIDLCYELDSNTISLWSKEQWANEFKKDGTKIFGLLIKNLVIGICVFQVVLDEAQINYFVVNKKFRKKGFGSYLMGYLIKKCEKLNLKNLLLEVSQSNVTAERFYSRFDFSTVGIRKNYYKDGSNALLKEKKINNKIM from the coding sequence ATGATATCTATTAAACAAATGCATAAGAAAGATATTGATTTATGTTATGAATTGGATTCAAATACGATTTCGCTATGGAGTAAAGAACAATGGGCTAATGAATTCAAAAAAGATGGTACAAAAATATTTGGGTTATTAATTAAAAATTTAGTCATTGGGATATGTGTTTTTCAAGTTGTTCTTGATGAAGCTCAAATAAATTATTTTGTTGTAAATAAGAAATTTAGAAAAAAGGGATTTGGATCTTATCTTATGGGCTATTTAATTAAAAAATGTGAAAAATTAAATTTGAAGAATTTACTATTGGAGGTTTCTCAGAGCAATGTTACTGCTGAAAGATTTTATAGTCGCTTTGATTTTTCTACTGTTGGGATCAGAAAAAATTATTATAAAGATGGTTCAAATGCACTTTTAAAAGAAAAAAAAATTAACAACAAAATAATGTAA